Proteins from a genomic interval of Lolium perenne isolate Kyuss_39 chromosome 1, Kyuss_2.0, whole genome shotgun sequence:
- the LOC127342810 gene encoding germin-like protein 8-14, whose amino-acid sequence MANAMLLPVILSFLVLPFSAMALTQDFCVADLPRGDTPAGYPCKEHVSADDFYYSGLAAPGNTNNIFRTAITPASVSQFPGVNGLGISAARVDIAVGGVAPLHTHPAATELIFVTQGTIVAAFISSDSNTVYSKTLYKGDIMVFPQGLLHYQYNIGVTPAVLLVAFSGPNPGLQITLLALFANNIPSDVLPKLTFLDAVQIMKYKSMLNGTA is encoded by the coding sequence ATGGCCAACGCAATGTTGCTCCCTGTGATCCTTTCCTTCCTCGTCTTGCCCTTCTCCGCCATGGCCCTAACCCAAGACTTCTGCGTTGCCGACCTGCCCCGTGGCGACACGCCGGCGGGATACCCATGCAAGGAACACGTCAGTGCCGATGACTTCTACTACAGCGGCCTTGCCGCCCCCGGCAACACCAACAACATCTTCAGGACCGCTATCACGCCGGCCTCCGTCAGTCAGTTCCCCGGGGTCAACGGCCTAGGCATCTCAGCCGCCAGGGTCGATATAGCCGTGGGAGGCGTCGCGCCGCTGCACACCCACCCGGCCGCCACCGAGCTCATCTTCGTCACGCAGGGCACCATCGTCGCCGCATTCATCAGCTCCGATTCCAACACCGTCTACAGCAAGACGCTCTACAAGGGCGACATCATGGTCTTCCCCCAGGGCCTGCTCCACTACCAGTACAACATTGGCGTCACGCCCGCCGTCTTGCTCGTCGCCTTCAGCGGACCCAACCCCGGTCTGCAGATCACCCTCTTGGCGCTCTTCGCCAACAACATTCCCTCCGACGTCCTCCCGAAGCTGACCTTCTTGGACGCCGTGCAGATCATGAAGTATAAGTCCATGCTCAATGGCACCGCATAA